A DNA window from Luteolibacter luteus contains the following coding sequences:
- the rpsC gene encoding 30S ribosomal protein S3, with the protein MGQKVNPIGFRLAVSKDWRSKWFASGKDYAEKLHEDLKIRGYMRERLQFAALARVVIERAWNSVRVTLHTSRPGLIIGRKGSEIERMTKELSDICKGAQVKIDIVEIRKPELDAQLICEQVAVQLERRISFRRAMKRAVQTAMDFGADGIRIRCAGRLGGADIARSEWYREGKVPLQTLRVPLDYGFAEARTVYGVIGIKCWVNKKEDDGSSPRPERGDRRDRDNRGPRRPRGNQ; encoded by the coding sequence ATGGGCCAGAAAGTCAATCCCATCGGTTTCCGCCTCGCCGTCTCCAAGGACTGGCGCTCCAAGTGGTTCGCCTCCGGCAAGGATTATGCCGAGAAGCTCCACGAAGACCTCAAGATCCGTGGCTACATGCGTGAGCGCCTGCAGTTCGCCGCGCTTGCCCGCGTGGTGATCGAGCGCGCTTGGAACAGCGTCCGCGTGACGCTCCACACTTCCCGCCCGGGCCTGATCATCGGCCGCAAGGGTTCGGAAATCGAGCGCATGACGAAGGAGCTTTCCGACATCTGCAAGGGTGCCCAGGTGAAGATCGACATTGTCGAAATCCGCAAGCCGGAGCTCGATGCCCAGCTCATCTGCGAGCAGGTGGCTGTCCAACTCGAGCGCCGTATCTCTTTCCGCCGCGCCATGAAGCGCGCCGTGCAAACCGCGATGGACTTCGGTGCCGATGGCATCCGTATCCGTTGCGCCGGCCGCCTCGGTGGTGCTGATATCGCCCGTTCGGAGTGGTACCGCGAAGGCAAGGTGCCGCTTCAGACCCTGCGTGTCCCTCTCGACTACGGCTTCGCCGAAGCCCGCACCGTTTACGGTGTGATCGGCATCAAGTGCTGGGTCAACAAGAAGGAAGACGACGGCAGCTCCCCGCGCCCGGAGCGTGGTGATCGCCGCGACCGCGACAATCGCGGACCCCGCCGCCCGCGCGGCAACCAGTAA
- the rplV gene encoding 50S ribosomal protein L22 — MEVKSTTKYVRLSPKKARDVAREIQGLPVSSALDILTFTPKKAAFHINKTLKTAIADAENNFSLSAESLIVKEAVIGAGPVLKRFSPRAKGSAGGILKRTSHIFITLAEAPEGEAKPKRVNVSKKAENKA; from the coding sequence ATGGAAGTCAAGAGCACCACCAAATACGTCCGCTTGTCCCCGAAGAAGGCGCGCGACGTCGCCCGTGAAATCCAGGGGCTGCCCGTGTCGAGCGCACTCGACATCCTTACCTTCACCCCGAAGAAGGCTGCCTTTCACATCAACAAGACCCTCAAGACGGCGATCGCCGATGCGGAGAACAACTTCTCCCTGAGCGCCGAGTCCTTGATCGTGAAGGAAGCTGTCATCGGTGCCGGTCCGGTGCTGAAGCGTTTCTCCCCGCGTGCCAAGGGTTCCGCCGGTGGCATCCTGAAGCGCACCAGCCACATTTTCATCACCCTCGCCGAAGCGCCGGAAGGCGAGGCGAAGCCAAAGCGCGTCAACGTTTCCAAGAAGGCCGAGAACAAGGCCTGA
- the rpsS gene encoding 30S ribosomal protein S19, with translation MPRSLKKGPFIDQKLLAKIDTAAAAGDKKPIKTWSRASMITPDFVGLNFAVHNGKTFVPVYVTENMVGHKLGEFAPTRLFRQHGGIGKK, from the coding sequence ATGCCTCGCTCTCTCAAGAAGGGTCCGTTCATCGACCAGAAGCTGCTGGCCAAGATCGATACTGCTGCCGCCGCTGGCGACAAGAAGCCGATCAAGACCTGGAGCCGCGCTTCGATGATCACTCCGGACTTCGTCGGCCTGAACTTCGCCGTGCACAACGGCAAGACCTTCGTCCCGGTGTATGTCACCGAGAACATGGTCGGCCACAAGCTCGGCGAATTCGCCCCGACCCGCCTGTTCCGCCAGCACGGCGGTATCGGCAAGAAGTAA
- the rplB gene encoding 50S ribosomal protein L2, whose protein sequence is MSLKEFTPNTPSERYKVLPSFDEITKHKPEKSLLSPLKKSGGRNNTGRITTRHIGGGHKRHYRLIDFKRGKYDVSATVVGIEYDPNRTCRIALIQYKDGQKSYILAPAGLEVGATVVSGEKAAPKVGNAMPLKSVPLGTAIHNIELIPGNGGKVARAAGQQAILSNREGGWALVKMPSGEIRRFNEACFCTIGTVGNRDHMNEVSGKAGRTRWQGVRPTVRGMCMNPVDHPNGGGEGKSKSGGGRQHLLSPWGHAKGQKTRKPKKQTSTFIVESRHAKKR, encoded by the coding sequence ATGTCTCTCAAGGAGTTCACACCGAATACCCCGTCCGAACGCTACAAGGTGCTTCCGTCCTTCGACGAAATCACCAAGCACAAGCCGGAGAAGAGCCTTCTTTCCCCGCTCAAGAAGAGCGGCGGTCGTAACAACACCGGCCGTATCACCACCCGCCACATCGGCGGTGGCCACAAGCGTCACTACCGCCTGATCGACTTCAAGCGCGGCAAGTACGATGTGTCCGCCACCGTGGTGGGCATCGAGTACGATCCAAACCGCACCTGCCGCATCGCGCTGATCCAATACAAGGACGGCCAGAAGAGCTACATCCTGGCTCCTGCCGGTCTTGAAGTGGGTGCCACCGTGGTGTCCGGCGAAAAGGCCGCACCTAAGGTGGGCAATGCGATGCCGCTGAAGAGCGTCCCGCTCGGCACCGCGATCCACAACATCGAGCTGATCCCGGGCAATGGCGGCAAGGTCGCCCGTGCTGCCGGCCAGCAGGCTATCCTTTCCAACCGCGAAGGCGGCTGGGCGCTGGTCAAGATGCCTTCCGGTGAAATCCGCCGCTTCAACGAAGCGTGCTTCTGCACCATCGGCACCGTGGGCAACCGCGATCACATGAACGAAGTGTCCGGCAAGGCTGGCCGCACCCGCTGGCAGGGCGTCCGCCCGACCGTCCGCGGCATGTGCATGAACCCCGTCGACCACCCGAACGGTGGTGGTGAAGGTAAGTCGAAGTCCGGTGGTGGTCGCCAGCACCTTCTCAGCCCATGGGGCCACGCGAAGGGCCAGAAGACCCGCAAGCCGAAGAAGCAGACCTCGACCTTCATCGTCGAAAGCCGCCACGCCAAGAAGCGCTAA
- the rplW gene encoding 50S ribosomal protein L23 gives MKDIYQVIKNVRLSEKATMLQETNNEVVLEVDRKANKLDIKRAVETLLGKKVADVRTLNYSGKAKRKRRADEGRTNHWKKAVVRLKEGESFDLV, from the coding sequence ATGAAAGACATCTACCAAGTCATCAAGAACGTCCGCCTCAGCGAGAAGGCCACCATGCTTCAGGAGACCAACAACGAGGTCGTCCTGGAAGTGGACCGCAAGGCCAACAAGCTCGACATCAAGCGTGCCGTCGAAACCCTGCTGGGCAAGAAGGTCGCCGACGTCCGCACCCTCAACTACAGCGGCAAGGCCAAGCGCAAGCGCCGCGCCGACGAGGGCCGTACCAACCACTGGAAGAAGGCCGTGGTTCGCCTCAAGGAGGGCGAATCCTTCGACCTCGTCTGA
- the rplD gene encoding 50S ribosomal protein L4: MPAKTFTADAAQSANIQLADADKGSQAVHDLVTAYRANRRTGSANSKTRGEVRGNNKKIYKQKGTGNARHGDKRAPIFVGGGVVFGPRPRDYSKHVTKNVRKLALRRVLGDLVREESIKTLASFSIADGKTKSFVAAVTAEVEAKKVLIVAKSFDDNTYLAARNVGWAQLVTAESVNVEELLHAKSVLVVEDALETLSKRTA; encoded by the coding sequence ATGCCCGCGAAAACTTTCACCGCTGACGCCGCGCAGAGCGCGAACATCCAGCTCGCCGATGCCGACAAGGGCAGTCAGGCCGTGCACGATCTCGTGACCGCTTACCGCGCCAACCGCCGCACCGGTTCCGCGAACTCCAAGACCCGTGGCGAAGTCCGCGGTAACAACAAGAAGATCTACAAGCAGAAGGGCACCGGTAACGCCCGTCACGGCGACAAGCGCGCTCCCATCTTCGTCGGTGGTGGTGTCGTCTTCGGTCCTCGTCCGCGCGACTACTCCAAGCACGTGACGAAGAACGTCCGCAAGCTTGCCCTGCGCCGCGTGCTTGGCGACCTCGTCCGCGAGGAGTCGATCAAGACCCTTGCTTCCTTCTCCATCGCCGATGGCAAGACCAAGTCCTTCGTTGCCGCCGTGACCGCCGAGGTCGAGGCCAAGAAGGTCCTGATCGTCGCCAAGAGCTTCGACGACAACACCTACCTGGCCGCCCGCAACGTGGGCTGGGCGCAACTGGTGACCGCTGAAAGCGTCAACGTCGAGGAACTGCTTCACGCCAAATCCGTCCTCGTGGTGGAAGACGCGCTCGAGACCCTCTCCAAGCGCACCGCCTGA
- the rplC gene encoding 50S ribosomal protein L3: MSLGLLGKKLGMTRLFDEKSQAMIPVTVIEVSGNTCLQVKTVEKDGYSAVQVGYDDKKESRTDKPSLGHFKKYGSTPKYKVQEFRFPADQAAPETHTGLDTFTAGQWVDVIGTSKGRGFQGAVKRHGFGGLKMTHGSMMHRRTGAIGCRSTPGRVWKNQKMPGHMGDVPRTTQNLKVVAVRPEDGVILISGAVPGAKGSYVTVRPAKKKKTAAA, from the coding sequence ATGTCTCTCGGACTTCTCGGCAAAAAGCTCGGTATGACCCGCCTCTTCGATGAGAAGAGCCAGGCCATGATTCCCGTCACCGTGATTGAAGTCAGCGGCAACACCTGCCTGCAGGTGAAGACCGTTGAAAAGGACGGCTACTCCGCTGTCCAAGTTGGCTATGATGACAAGAAGGAGTCCCGCACGGACAAGCCTTCGCTCGGCCACTTCAAGAAGTACGGCTCCACCCCGAAGTACAAGGTGCAGGAGTTCCGCTTCCCGGCTGACCAAGCTGCTCCGGAGACCCACACCGGTCTGGACACCTTCACCGCCGGCCAGTGGGTCGACGTGATCGGCACCAGCAAGGGCCGTGGTTTCCAAGGTGCGGTGAAGCGCCACGGTTTCGGCGGTCTGAAGATGACCCACGGATCCATGATGCACCGCCGGACGGGCGCCATTGGTTGCCGTTCCACCCCGGGCCGCGTCTGGAAGAACCAGAAGATGCCCGGACACATGGGTGATGTGCCGCGCACCACGCAGAACCTGAAGGTCGTCGCCGTGCGTCCGGAGGATGGCGTGATCCTGATTTCCGGCGCCGTCCCCGGTGCCAAAGGCAGCTACGTCACTGTCCGCCCCGCCAAGAAGAAGAAGACCGCCGCCGCCTGA
- the rpsJ gene encoding 30S ribosomal protein S10: MENQKIRIRLRAFDHRAIDRSAAEIVETAKRTGAKVAGPIPLPTRIEKFSVNRSVHVNKKSAEQFEIRTHKRVLDIVDPTARTVDELKKLNLPAGVDIAIRI, translated from the coding sequence ATGGAAAACCAGAAGATCCGCATCCGCCTGCGCGCTTTCGACCACCGCGCCATCGACCGCTCTGCCGCGGAGATTGTCGAAACCGCCAAGCGCACCGGTGCCAAGGTGGCCGGCCCGATCCCGCTTCCTACCCGCATTGAGAAGTTCAGCGTGAACCGCTCCGTGCACGTCAACAAGAAGTCCGCCGAGCAGTTCGAGATCCGCACCCACAAGCGTGTCCTCGACATCGTCGATCCCACCGCACGCACCGTCGATGAGCTGAAGAAGCTCAACCTGCCCGCCGGTGTCGATATCGCCATCCGCATCTGA